A section of the Ornithinimicrobium sufpigmenti genome encodes:
- a CDS encoding dihydroorotase, producing MTPTAHQPTSPPLLVRGGDVLGQGVQDVLVVDQKIAAVGPDAADEAPSGTQRLHADGLVLLPGLVDLHTHLREPGREDAETVESGSQAAALGGFTAVLAMANTTPVTDTAEVAETVWDLGRRAGYVDVHPVGAVTKGLAGEELAELGLMARSRARVRVFSDDGRCVHDPRLMRRALEYVRAFDGVISQHSQDPRLADGVACCHEGELSGRLGLPGWPAVAEETIVARDVMLARHTGSRVHVAHVSTAGSVEVLRWAKAQGIDVTAEVTPHHLMLTQDLLTGYDPTFKVNPPLRPAEDAQALREGLADGTIDAVATDHAPHARQDKEHAFVDAAFGMLGLETALPVVATTMVQEGRMSWADVARVMSTAPARIARLTDQGQGVRPGAPANLTLVDPDRRVTVDRARSRSLSRNNPWHGRELTGAVHLTMLRGRVTAREGLVWGEER from the coding sequence GTGACCCCGACCGCCCACCAGCCCACCAGCCCGCCCCTGCTCGTCCGCGGCGGTGACGTGCTCGGCCAGGGCGTCCAGGACGTCCTGGTCGTCGACCAGAAGATCGCCGCCGTCGGTCCCGACGCCGCCGACGAGGCACCCAGCGGCACCCAGCGCCTGCATGCGGACGGACTCGTCCTCCTGCCCGGCCTGGTCGACCTGCACACGCACCTGCGCGAGCCCGGCCGGGAGGACGCCGAGACGGTCGAGAGCGGCTCGCAGGCCGCCGCGCTCGGCGGCTTCACCGCCGTCCTGGCGATGGCCAACACCACGCCGGTCACCGACACCGCCGAGGTCGCCGAGACCGTGTGGGACCTCGGTCGCCGAGCCGGCTACGTCGACGTCCATCCCGTCGGGGCCGTGACCAAGGGGCTGGCCGGCGAGGAGCTGGCCGAGCTGGGGCTGATGGCCCGCTCCCGCGCCCGGGTCCGGGTCTTCTCCGACGACGGACGGTGCGTGCACGACCCCCGCCTCATGCGCAGGGCCCTGGAGTACGTCCGCGCCTTCGACGGCGTGATCTCCCAGCACTCCCAGGACCCACGGCTGGCCGACGGCGTGGCCTGCTGCCACGAGGGTGAGCTGTCCGGCCGCCTGGGCCTGCCCGGCTGGCCGGCGGTCGCCGAGGAGACGATCGTCGCCCGCGACGTCATGCTGGCCAGGCACACCGGCTCCCGGGTGCACGTCGCCCACGTCTCCACGGCCGGGTCCGTGGAGGTCCTGCGCTGGGCCAAGGCGCAGGGCATCGACGTCACCGCCGAGGTGACCCCGCACCACCTGATGCTCACCCAGGACCTGCTCACCGGCTACGACCCCACCTTCAAGGTCAACCCGCCCCTGCGGCCCGCCGAGGACGCGCAGGCCCTGCGGGAGGGGCTGGCCGACGGCACGATCGACGCGGTCGCCACCGACCACGCCCCCCACGCCCGCCAGGACAAGGAGCACGCCTTCGTCGACGCGGCCTTCGGCATGCTCGGCCTGGAGACCGCACTCCCGGTCGTCGCCACGACGATGGTGCAGGAGGGGCGGATGTCGTGGGCCGACGTGGCCCGGGTGATGTCCACCGCCCCTGCCCGGATCGCCCGGCTGACCGACCAGGGCCAGGGGGTCCGCCCCGGCGCCCCGGCCAACCTCACCCTCGTCGACCCGGACCGCAGGGTCACCGTGGACCGGGCCAGGTCGAGGTCGCTCTCGCGCAACAACCCCTGGCACGGCCGCGAGCTCACCGGAGCGGTCCACCTGACGATGCTGCGCGGGCGGGTCACGGCCCGCGAGGGTCTGGTCTGGGGGGAGGAGCGGTGA
- a CDS encoding aspartate carbamoyltransferase catalytic subunit, which yields MKHLLSIADLDREEILDILDTAVSMHEVQDRDVKKLPTLRGRTIINFFFEDSTRTRASFEIAGKWMSADTINLTGKGTSVSKGESLRDTVLTIDAMGVDMMVIRHPASGAPRQIADWVDCSIVNAGDGTHEHPSQALLDAYTLRRSLGALEGRHVAIVGDLAHSRVLRSNLLCLRKLGASVTLVAPPTLMPAGVEAWARADGFTVSYDLDEVLPTVDAVMMLRVQRERMSGGYFPTAKEYAVTYGLTARRLALLPDHAVIAHPGPMNRGLEISADAADAARSLVLDQVSAGVAVRMSILYHLLAGEGSAQ from the coding sequence GTGAAGCACCTGCTCTCGATCGCCGACCTCGACCGCGAGGAGATCCTGGACATCCTCGACACGGCCGTCTCCATGCACGAGGTGCAGGACCGCGACGTCAAGAAGCTGCCGACGCTGCGCGGCCGCACCATCATCAACTTCTTCTTCGAGGACTCCACCCGCACCCGCGCCTCCTTCGAGATCGCCGGCAAGTGGATGAGCGCCGACACCATCAACCTCACCGGCAAGGGCACGTCGGTCTCCAAGGGCGAGTCCCTGCGCGACACGGTGCTGACCATCGACGCCATGGGCGTGGACATGATGGTGATCCGCCACCCCGCCAGCGGCGCACCCCGGCAGATCGCCGACTGGGTCGACTGCTCGATCGTCAACGCCGGCGACGGCACCCACGAGCACCCCAGCCAGGCGCTGCTGGACGCCTACACGCTGCGCCGCAGCCTGGGCGCGCTGGAGGGCCGGCACGTCGCGATCGTCGGGGACCTGGCCCACTCCCGGGTGCTGCGCTCCAACCTGCTGTGCCTGCGCAAGCTCGGCGCCTCGGTCACGCTCGTCGCCCCGCCCACGCTGATGCCGGCCGGGGTCGAGGCCTGGGCCCGCGCCGACGGCTTCACCGTCTCCTACGACCTCGACGAGGTCCTGCCCACCGTGGACGCCGTGATGATGCTGCGCGTGCAGCGCGAGCGGATGAGCGGCGGCTACTTCCCCACGGCCAAGGAGTATGCCGTCACCTACGGCCTCACCGCCCGTCGCCTGGCCCTCCTGCCGGACCACGCCGTCATCGCCCACCCCGGGCCGATGAACCGGGGGCTGGAGATCTCCGCCGACGCCGCCGACGCGGCACGGTCCCTGGTCCTGGACCAGGTCAGCGCCGGGGTGGCCGTCCGCATGTCGATCCTCTACCACCTGCTCGCCGGGGAAGGGAGCGCCCAGTGA
- the pyrR gene encoding bifunctional pyr operon transcriptional regulator/uracil phosphoribosyltransferase PyrR, giving the protein MDDAQTGPPEGREVLTSDDVRRGLKRIAHEILEGNKGPADLVLLGIPTRGVPLARRLAEVIQEVEGADVPTGSLDITMYRDDLRSQPTRPVERMELPSQGIDDKVVILVDDVLYSGRTIRAALDALTDLGRPRAVRLAVLVDRGHRDLPIRADHVGKNLPTARTERVLVRLADLDGVEGVWIQ; this is encoded by the coding sequence ATGGATGATGCCCAGACCGGTCCACCCGAGGGTCGAGAGGTCCTCACCAGCGACGACGTCCGACGGGGGCTCAAGCGGATCGCGCACGAGATCCTCGAGGGCAACAAGGGGCCTGCGGACCTGGTGCTGCTGGGGATCCCGACCCGCGGCGTGCCCCTGGCCAGGCGGCTGGCCGAGGTGATCCAGGAGGTCGAGGGCGCGGACGTGCCCACCGGCTCGCTGGACATCACCATGTACCGCGACGACCTGCGCAGCCAGCCCACCCGGCCGGTGGAGCGCATGGAGCTGCCCTCGCAGGGGATCGACGACAAGGTCGTCATCCTCGTCGACGACGTCCTCTACTCCGGCCGCACCATCCGCGCCGCCCTCGACGCGCTGACCGACCTGGGGCGTCCCCGCGCGGTCCGGCTGGCCGTCCTGGTCGACCGGGGCCACCGGGACCTGCCGATCCGCGCCGACCACGTGGGCAAGAACCTGCCGACCGCGCGCACCGAGCGCGTGCTGGTCCGGCTGGCGGACCTCGACGGCGTCGAGGGGGTGTGGATCCAGTGA
- a CDS encoding SulP family inorganic anion transporter, translating to MDLVPGLAVLRDYDRAWWRSDVVAGATVGAMLIPQSMAYAELAGLPPEVGFYAVIGPLLLYALVGTSRHLGVGPEPGTAILAATGVGVIAAGDPGRYLVLMAGLALVVGAMAVLGSLARLGFIASLLSKPVLVGYITGVGLTLLTSQITAFTGVPVEADRFFPRVAELAVSLPEVHLPTLTVAAGSLALVLALRRRLPRVPGALIAVGLATLVVSVLPGTSPAVPLVGSVPQGLPTPAWPALSLADLSALALVAGGVLIVGFTDNVLTARSIAARHGYRIDPNQELFALGVTNLSAGLLQGFPVSSSASRTAVAAALGSRTQVVSLVAAVLVVATLLFLGPVLAVVPRAALAAVIVSAAIAIIDVPGYRALWRVSRSEALLAVVAALGVVVVDILAGVLIAVALSVVVALGRTARPHDAVLGDHPALDGWVEMDTHPDARVEPGLLVYRFDAPLFFLNTERFRSRVLDTLERNPGEEDWLVLDFEGVGGLDATALDGLAELSESLADLGLSRIAVARANSQVVGKLRRMRLLAPEGPLHNYPTINGAVRDFRASRASG from the coding sequence GTGGATCTCGTGCCCGGTCTGGCGGTCCTGCGCGACTACGACCGCGCCTGGTGGCGCTCCGACGTGGTCGCGGGCGCGACCGTCGGTGCGATGCTCATCCCGCAGTCGATGGCGTACGCCGAGCTGGCTGGGCTGCCCCCGGAGGTCGGTTTCTACGCGGTGATCGGGCCTCTGTTGCTCTACGCCCTGGTCGGCACCAGCCGCCATCTGGGGGTGGGCCCCGAGCCGGGGACGGCCATCTTGGCGGCGACCGGCGTGGGGGTGATCGCGGCCGGCGACCCGGGGCGCTACCTGGTGCTCATGGCCGGGCTGGCACTCGTCGTGGGCGCGATGGCCGTGCTCGGGTCCCTGGCCCGGCTGGGGTTCATCGCCTCGCTGCTGTCCAAGCCGGTGCTCGTGGGCTACATCACCGGGGTGGGGCTGACCCTGCTGACCAGCCAGATCACCGCCTTCACCGGGGTGCCCGTCGAGGCTGACCGCTTCTTCCCCCGCGTGGCCGAGCTGGCGGTCTCGCTGCCCGAGGTGCACCTGCCCACCCTGACCGTCGCCGCCGGCTCCCTCGCGCTGGTGCTCGCGCTGCGCCGTCGGCTCCCGCGGGTGCCGGGGGCCCTCATCGCGGTGGGCCTGGCCACCCTGGTCGTGTCGGTGCTGCCCGGCACGTCGCCGGCGGTGCCGCTGGTCGGCTCCGTGCCCCAGGGGTTGCCCACGCCGGCCTGGCCCGCCCTCTCCCTGGCCGACCTGTCCGCGCTGGCCCTGGTGGCCGGGGGCGTCCTGATCGTCGGGTTCACCGACAACGTCCTCACCGCCCGGTCCATCGCGGCCCGGCACGGCTACCGGATCGACCCCAACCAGGAGCTCTTCGCCCTGGGGGTGACCAACCTCTCGGCCGGTCTGCTGCAGGGCTTCCCGGTCTCCTCCAGCGCGAGCCGGACGGCCGTCGCCGCCGCGCTGGGCAGCCGGACACAGGTGGTGTCCCTGGTGGCGGCGGTCCTGGTGGTCGCCACCTTGCTGTTCCTGGGTCCGGTGCTGGCGGTCGTCCCGCGCGCGGCCCTGGCCGCGGTGATCGTCTCCGCGGCGATCGCGATCATCGACGTGCCCGGGTACCGCGCACTCTGGCGGGTCAGCAGGTCCGAGGCGCTGCTGGCGGTCGTGGCGGCGCTGGGGGTCGTCGTCGTGGACATCCTGGCCGGTGTCCTGATCGCCGTGGCGCTCTCGGTCGTGGTCGCGCTCGGCCGCACCGCCCGTCCGCACGACGCCGTGCTCGGTGACCACCCGGCGCTCGACGGGTGGGTGGAGATGGACACCCACCCCGACGCACGGGTCGAGCCCGGCCTGCTCGTCTACCGCTTCGACGCCCCGCTGTTCTTCCTCAACACCGAGCGCTTCCGCAGCAGGGTCCTGGACACCCTGGAGCGCAACCCCGGGGAGGAGGACTGGCTGGTGCTGGACTTCGAGGGGGTCGGCGGCCTGGATGCGACGGCGCTGGACGGCCTGGCCGAGCTGTCGGAGTCCCTGGCGGACCTGGGGCTGAGCCGGATCGCCGTGGCCCGGGCCAACTCCCAGGTGGTCGGCAAGCTGCGGCGGATGCGGCTCTTGGCCCCGGAGGGTCCCCTGCACAACTACCCGACGATCAACGGCGCCGTCCGCGACTTCCGCGCGTCGCGCGCGAGCGGCTGA
- the nusB gene encoding transcription antitermination factor NusB: protein MAARRRARKRALELLFEAEQRGMNVGDLLEQRIAAPTTQHPLPEYAVQVVRGVLEHWREIEEILTTWSQGWTLERMAAVDRAALRIGVWEIVWNDEVPDMVAVSEAVELVASMSTDDSPSFVNGLLARVSEVKATLL from the coding sequence GTGGCAGCACGCCGGCGCGCGCGCAAGCGTGCCCTGGAGCTGCTCTTCGAGGCCGAGCAGCGTGGGATGAACGTGGGGGACCTGCTCGAGCAGCGGATCGCCGCGCCGACCACGCAGCACCCGCTGCCGGAGTATGCGGTGCAGGTCGTGCGGGGCGTGCTGGAGCACTGGCGGGAGATTGAGGAGATCCTCACCACCTGGTCTCAGGGCTGGACGCTGGAGCGGATGGCTGCCGTCGACCGCGCAGCCCTGCGCATCGGGGTCTGGGAGATCGTCTGGAACGACGAGGTGCCCGACATGGTGGCCGTCTCGGAGGCGGTGGAGCTGGTGGCCTCGATGTCGACCGACGACTCCCCGAGCTTCGTCAACGGCCTGCTCGCCCGGGTCTCCGAGGTCAAGGCGACCCTGCTCTAG
- the efp gene encoding elongation factor P has product MATTNDLKNGMVLSMDNGLWQVLEFQHVKPGKGPAFVRTKLKNVTSNKIIDKTFNAGTKVETATVDRSDYQYLYHDGTDYIFMDEKTYEQVPVSPEAMGDSAKWLLENGRAMIAQHEGQVLYVELPPSVELEITHTDPGLQGDRSTGGTKPATVQTGAEIQVPLFLETGTRVKVDTRDGSYLGRVN; this is encoded by the coding sequence GTGGCGACCACGAACGACCTGAAGAACGGCATGGTCCTGTCCATGGACAACGGCCTGTGGCAGGTGCTGGAGTTCCAGCACGTCAAGCCCGGCAAGGGCCCGGCGTTCGTGCGCACCAAGCTCAAGAACGTCACCAGCAACAAGATCATCGACAAGACCTTCAACGCCGGCACCAAGGTAGAGACCGCGACCGTCGACCGCTCGGACTACCAGTACCTCTACCACGACGGCACCGACTACATCTTCATGGACGAGAAGACCTACGAGCAGGTGCCGGTCAGCCCCGAGGCGATGGGCGACTCCGCGAAGTGGCTGCTGGAGAACGGCCGCGCGATGATCGCCCAGCACGAGGGCCAGGTGCTCTACGTCGAGCTGCCGCCGTCGGTCGAGCTGGAGATCACCCACACCGACCCCGGCCTGCAGGGCGACCGCTCCACCGGCGGGACCAAGCCGGCGACCGTGCAGACCGGTGCCGAGATCCAGGTGCCGCTTTTCCTGGAGACCGGTACCCGGGTCAAGGTGGACACCCGTGACGGGTCCTACCTCGGCCGCGTGAACTGA
- a CDS encoding FMN-binding glutamate synthase family protein: MRWTRALALPAAGLAALAVRDLTQKKHAIRHNFPVLGHARYLLEEVGPEIRQYIVTDNNSERPFSRDQRRWIYASAKRENPYFGFGTDNDLERDEGYAVIRHRTFAPVQPAVHPHAGEETPVPCAKVLGQARGRTRAFRPGSVINVSAMSYGALSGRAVESLNRGCAEAGALHNTGEGGISVHHRHGADLIFQIGTAYFGCRDERGRFDLQRLKDLVAANPVRALEIKLSQGAKPGLGGLLPKAKITEEIAQIRGIPVGQDCHSPSRHAEFSDVDSMLDFVELLAAETGLPVGIKSAVGLVDMWDELAELMARGDRGVDFIAIDGGEGGTGAAPLAFSDSVSLPFRIAFPEVYSRFARAGIADRVVWMGGGKLGLPDNAAVAFALGVDLVYVAREAMMSIGCIQAQRCHNDLCPTGVATQNPWLVRGLDPDDKSARATNYLVSWRREMLKLAGACGVEHPGLISGDMVDILLGTRQATPLWRAAGYDDPSWGLPSAEQQQEIRDLMTGAPEGGSVPPSATATGDASTHPTASTPERLGRRGSDVIQDSNTE, encoded by the coding sequence ATGAGGTGGACGAGAGCCCTGGCACTTCCGGCTGCGGGCCTGGCCGCGCTCGCCGTGCGCGACCTGACGCAGAAGAAGCACGCGATCCGGCACAACTTTCCCGTGCTGGGCCACGCCCGTTACCTGCTGGAGGAGGTCGGTCCCGAGATCCGGCAGTACATCGTCACCGACAACAACTCCGAGCGACCCTTCAGCCGCGACCAGCGCCGCTGGATCTACGCCTCCGCGAAGCGGGAGAACCCCTACTTCGGTTTCGGCACCGACAACGACCTCGAGCGGGACGAGGGGTATGCCGTCATCCGGCACCGCACCTTCGCGCCGGTCCAGCCCGCCGTGCACCCGCACGCGGGTGAGGAGACCCCCGTGCCGTGCGCCAAGGTGCTGGGCCAGGCGCGTGGACGCACCAGGGCGTTCCGTCCCGGGTCGGTGATCAACGTCTCGGCGATGAGCTACGGCGCGCTCTCGGGCCGGGCCGTGGAGTCCCTCAACCGCGGCTGCGCCGAGGCCGGTGCCCTGCACAACACGGGCGAGGGTGGGATCTCGGTCCACCACCGCCACGGCGCCGACCTCATCTTCCAGATCGGCACCGCCTACTTCGGCTGCCGGGACGAGCGCGGGCGCTTCGACCTGCAGCGGCTGAAGGACCTGGTCGCCGCCAACCCGGTGCGGGCCCTGGAGATCAAGCTTTCCCAGGGGGCCAAACCCGGGCTCGGAGGGCTCCTGCCCAAGGCCAAGATCACCGAGGAGATCGCCCAGATCCGCGGCATACCCGTGGGTCAGGACTGCCACTCCCCCAGCCGGCACGCCGAGTTCTCCGACGTCGACAGCATGCTGGACTTCGTCGAGCTGCTCGCGGCCGAGACCGGGCTGCCGGTCGGGATCAAGTCCGCCGTCGGCCTCGTCGACATGTGGGACGAGCTGGCCGAGCTGATGGCCCGCGGGGACCGGGGCGTGGACTTCATCGCGATCGACGGAGGGGAGGGCGGCACCGGGGCCGCCCCGCTGGCCTTCTCCGACTCGGTCTCGCTGCCGTTCCGGATCGCCTTCCCGGAGGTCTACTCTCGGTTTGCCCGCGCCGGGATCGCCGACCGGGTGGTGTGGATGGGCGGCGGCAAGCTCGGGCTGCCGGACAACGCCGCCGTGGCGTTCGCGCTGGGGGTCGACCTGGTCTACGTCGCCCGCGAGGCGATGATGTCGATCGGCTGCATCCAGGCGCAGCGGTGCCACAACGACCTGTGCCCGACCGGGGTCGCCACCCAGAACCCGTGGCTGGTCCGAGGCCTGGACCCGGACGACAAGAGCGCCCGCGCGACCAACTACCTCGTCTCCTGGCGGCGGGAGATGCTCAAGCTTGCGGGAGCCTGCGGCGTCGAGCACCCGGGCTTGATCTCCGGCGACATGGTCGACATTCTGCTCGGCACCCGGCAGGCGACACCGTTGTGGCGGGCGGCCGGCTACGACGACCCGTCCTGGGGTCTGCCCTCTGCCGAGCAGCAGCAGGAGATCCGGGACCTCATGACGGGCGCGCCCGAGGGCGGCTCGGTGCCACCGTCAGCGACCGCCACCGGGGACGCCTCGACGCACCCGACGGCGAGCACGCCGGAGCGGCTCGGGCGTCGCGGGTCGGACGTCATCCAGGACTCGAACACGGAGTGA
- the aroB gene encoding 3-dehydroquinate synthase, whose protein sequence is MTARTVQVGEDRPYPVHIEAGAVSRLAEHARPGRRVLVVHQPGREDVVDQATEVLGSAGAQVVRALVPDAEAAKRADVLVRLWARLGQEGFTRDDLVVGIGGGAVTDLAGFVAASWLRGVEVVHLPSSLLGVVDAAVGGKTGINTAEGKNLVGAFHPPAAVLCDPVWLRTMPPADYVSGLAEVLKCGFVADPGILDLVEARPEEARDPAGDPELAVELMARAVQVKADVVAADLRESSLREVLNYGHTYGHAVELVEDYTWRHGDAVAVGMVFVAQLAHRSGLINQALLDRHERVLSAVGLPTRYPAGAGRWEQLREAMARDKKSRGTTLRFVALEGLARPTRLVDPPEELLQAAHAAVTST, encoded by the coding sequence ATGACCGCCCGGACGGTGCAGGTGGGCGAGGACCGGCCCTATCCCGTCCACATCGAGGCGGGGGCGGTGTCCCGGCTCGCCGAGCACGCCCGGCCCGGCCGCCGGGTGCTGGTGGTCCACCAGCCGGGGCGGGAGGACGTGGTCGACCAGGCCACCGAGGTGCTGGGGTCAGCCGGTGCCCAGGTCGTGCGTGCGCTGGTCCCCGACGCTGAGGCCGCCAAACGGGCCGACGTCCTGGTCCGGCTCTGGGCCCGGCTCGGTCAGGAGGGCTTCACCCGGGACGACCTGGTCGTCGGTATCGGCGGGGGAGCGGTGACCGACCTGGCCGGGTTCGTCGCCGCGAGCTGGTTGCGCGGGGTCGAGGTCGTGCACCTGCCTTCCTCGCTGCTCGGCGTCGTCGATGCCGCCGTGGGCGGCAAGACCGGGATCAACACCGCCGAGGGAAAGAACCTCGTGGGCGCCTTCCATCCGCCGGCGGCCGTGCTCTGCGACCCGGTGTGGCTGCGCACGATGCCCCCGGCGGACTACGTCTCCGGGCTGGCCGAGGTGCTCAAGTGTGGCTTCGTCGCCGACCCGGGGATCCTGGACCTCGTCGAGGCCAGGCCGGAGGAGGCCAGGGACCCGGCCGGCGACCCCGAGCTGGCCGTGGAGCTGATGGCCCGGGCCGTGCAGGTCAAGGCGGACGTCGTCGCGGCCGACCTCAGGGAGTCCTCGCTGCGGGAGGTCCTCAACTACGGCCACACCTACGGCCACGCGGTGGAGCTGGTCGAGGACTACACGTGGCGGCACGGGGACGCCGTGGCCGTCGGCATGGTCTTCGTCGCGCAGCTGGCCCACCGGTCGGGCCTGATAAACCAGGCCCTGCTGGACCGGCACGAGCGCGTGCTGTCTGCGGTAGGGCTGCCGACCCGGTACCCAGCTGGGGCGGGTCGCTGGGAGCAGCTGCGGGAGGCGATGGCGCGGGACAAGAAGTCCCGCGGCACCACCCTGCGGTTCGTCGCGCTCGAGGGCCTGGCCCGCCCCACCCGCCTGGTCGACCCGCCGGAGGAACTGCTGCAGGCCGCCCACGCAGCCGTCACCAGCACCTGA
- a CDS encoding shikimate kinase — translation MSGEGLQKATDGDPGPVLVLIGPPGAGKTTVGQVLASRLGVPVHDTDRTIERAQGRAISDIFVDDGEAFFRELERTEVVRALEEESGVLALGGGAVMQEEIAQALRASGRPVVFLDVSIADASRRIGFDASRPLLLVNPRASWTRMMNSRRPTYEQLSTAQVSTGGKDPEQVADEVLAALGLTGSA, via the coding sequence ATGAGCGGCGAGGGGCTGCAGAAGGCGACCGACGGCGACCCGGGCCCGGTCCTGGTGCTCATCGGGCCTCCCGGAGCGGGCAAGACCACCGTGGGGCAGGTCCTCGCGTCGCGCCTCGGGGTCCCGGTGCACGACACCGACCGGACCATCGAGCGCGCGCAGGGCCGGGCGATCAGCGACATCTTCGTCGACGACGGGGAGGCGTTCTTCCGGGAGCTGGAGCGCACCGAGGTGGTCCGGGCGCTGGAGGAGGAGAGCGGGGTGCTGGCTCTCGGCGGCGGAGCGGTCATGCAGGAGGAGATCGCGCAGGCGCTGCGGGCGAGCGGACGTCCGGTGGTCTTCCTCGACGTGAGCATCGCCGACGCCTCGCGCCGGATCGGGTTCGACGCGTCCAGGCCTCTGCTGCTCGTCAACCCCCGCGCCTCGTGGACCCGGATGATGAACAGCCGGCGGCCGACCTACGAGCAGCTCTCGACCGCCCAGGTCAGCACCGGCGGCAAGGATCCCGAGCAGGTCGCCGACGAGGTCCTGGCCGCCCTCGGCCTGACAGGTTCGGCATGA
- the aroC gene encoding chorismate synthase, translating to MLRWLTAGESHGPALSAVLEGLPAGVRVERAPVEAALARRRLGYGRGARMSFEADRLHFLGGLRHGLSLGSPLALQIENSEWAKWSAVMSPEPVEQEALQRADDVGAPQELARNRPLTRPRPGHADLVGMTKYGFDEARPVLERASARETAARVALGAVAAAFLEQSIGVRLVSHTVSIGRAGVPGLDDDAPTSDQLPGPDDADRLDADPVRTLDPELSAAMVAEVDAARKDGDTLGGVVEVLAYGLPPGLGSHVHWDRRLDSRLAGALMGIQAIKGVEVGEGFRTAARRGSQAHDELDRGPDGLVRRATLRSGGTEGGMSTGEVLRVRAAMKPISTVPRALRTVDTTTGEPTTAIHQRSDVCAVPAAGVVAEAMVALVLADAVLEKFGGDSVAEVARNHAAYLASVAEHQRTPVTEGQA from the coding sequence ATGCTGCGATGGTTGACCGCCGGCGAGTCCCACGGACCCGCCCTCTCCGCGGTGCTCGAAGGACTGCCGGCCGGGGTGCGCGTGGAGCGTGCGCCCGTGGAGGCCGCCCTGGCCCGTCGCCGGCTGGGCTACGGCCGCGGCGCACGGATGTCGTTCGAGGCCGACCGGCTGCACTTCCTGGGCGGACTGCGGCACGGCCTCAGCCTAGGCTCGCCACTGGCCCTGCAGATCGAGAACTCCGAGTGGGCCAAGTGGTCGGCCGTCATGTCGCCCGAGCCGGTCGAGCAGGAGGCGCTGCAGCGGGCCGACGACGTCGGCGCACCCCAGGAGCTGGCCCGCAACCGACCGCTCACGCGTCCCCGGCCCGGGCACGCGGACCTGGTGGGGATGACCAAGTACGGCTTCGACGAGGCCCGCCCCGTGCTGGAACGCGCGTCGGCGCGCGAGACCGCAGCCAGGGTCGCGCTAGGTGCGGTCGCCGCCGCCTTCCTGGAGCAGTCGATCGGCGTGCGCCTGGTCTCACACACCGTGAGCATCGGGCGGGCCGGCGTGCCCGGCCTCGACGACGACGCACCCACCAGTGACCAGCTCCCCGGTCCCGACGACGCGGACCGGCTCGACGCCGACCCCGTCCGCACCCTGGACCCCGAGCTCTCCGCGGCCATGGTCGCCGAGGTGGACGCGGCCCGCAAGGACGGTGACACCCTCGGTGGCGTGGTCGAGGTGCTGGCCTACGGCCTGCCGCCTGGTCTGGGCTCGCACGTGCACTGGGACCGGCGCCTGGACTCCAGGCTGGCCGGAGCGCTCATGGGCATCCAGGCCATCAAGGGCGTCGAGGTCGGTGAGGGCTTCCGGACCGCGGCCCGGCGGGGAAGCCAGGCCCACGACGAGCTGGACCGCGGGCCGGACGGTCTGGTCCGCCGGGCCACCCTCCGCAGCGGTGGCACCGAGGGCGGGATGAGCACGGGGGAGGTGCTGCGGGTGCGGGCCGCGATGAAGCCCATCTCGACCGTGCCGCGAGCCCTGCGGACCGTGGACACCACCACCGGTGAGCCGACGACCGCCATCCACCAGCGCTCCGACGTGTGCGCCGTCCCTGCGGCCGGTGTGGTCGCCGAGGCGATGGTCGCGCTCGTGCTCGCGGACGCGGTGCTGGAGAAGTTCGGCGGCGACTCGGTCGCCGAGGTGGCGCGCAACCACGCGGCATACCTCGCATCGGTCGCCGAGCACCAGCGCACGCCGGTGACGGAGGGGCAGGCATGA